One segment of Arcobacter sp. F2176 DNA contains the following:
- a CDS encoding Mu transposase C-terminal domain-containing protein — protein sequence MNKISLNIGAKVYFENREYEISKQISTKEVLAKEIEFPYEFKVLKIHTLKSMPEKIQEVDISLYDKEEWEEANKKYKIIKPLLTGKRNTKKDVEEVAKEHNTSVPTIYRWIQDYNSTGTLSSLVPNLKKRGGPKKNRLPKEDETIIKAVIDEYYLNSQKYSIPYIYRIIQEKFHNANLKPPHLNTIRKRIDNLSSKEVTRQRDSSKVTDTWGTPGKNPRGNFPLELVQIDHTPLDLDLVDEENRESIGRAYLTLGIDVFSRMIMGFYISYEPVSFFNTGQCILNMIMPKEDFLKQQGVDGEWPIYGLPREISTDNAGEFRGIDLTRFCEQYSIEIDWRPVGRSFYGANVERVFKTLSSEVHNLSGTMFSNIVQRGNYNSQKNAAMTIGEFEQWFTELIVNVYHKKVHSELEMTPEEKYMEGIFGLGDYPGTGLPPIIENTKFLRYSLLPSFERTVQKTGITLDHVTYFSETLRKWIVPQAATKKGRSKLFICKRDPRDISKIYFYDPDIKEYFELPYRNITNPKINLSELRETIAKIKADKGDTHSLDEMTLFQTYKRMRDIEENSKVKTKKARRKKSSKNHLTKKLEQEKKLVKEEIEENQEELSKTIVKNIEIGTPELFSFDLIEEDEV from the coding sequence ATGAATAAAATTTCTTTAAATATAGGTGCAAAAGTTTATTTTGAAAATAGAGAATATGAAATATCTAAACAAATCTCCACAAAAGAAGTTTTAGCAAAAGAGATCGAATTCCCTTATGAGTTTAAAGTTTTGAAAATTCACACTTTAAAATCAATGCCAGAAAAAATCCAAGAAGTAGATATTAGCCTATATGATAAAGAAGAATGGGAAGAAGCAAATAAAAAATATAAGATTATAAAGCCCTTATTAACAGGTAAAAGAAATACAAAAAAAGATGTTGAAGAAGTTGCAAAAGAACATAATACAAGTGTACCTACAATATATAGATGGATACAAGATTACAATAGTACGGGAACTCTAAGTTCTTTAGTTCCAAATTTAAAGAAAAGAGGAGGTCCTAAAAAGAATAGACTTCCTAAAGAAGATGAAACAATTATAAAAGCAGTTATTGATGAGTATTATTTAAATTCACAAAAATACTCTATACCTTATATTTATAGAATCATTCAAGAAAAATTTCACAATGCAAATTTAAAGCCTCCACATCTAAATACAATCAGAAAACGAATTGATAATTTGAGTTCAAAAGAAGTTACAAGACAAAGGGATTCAAGTAAAGTAACTGACACTTGGGGAACACCAGGTAAAAATCCAAGAGGTAATTTTCCTTTAGAACTTGTACAAATAGATCATACACCATTGGATTTGGATTTAGTTGATGAAGAAAATAGAGAATCTATTGGAAGAGCATATCTTACTTTAGGAATTGATGTATTTAGTAGAATGATAATGGGATTTTATATTTCATATGAGCCAGTTAGCTTTTTTAATACTGGGCAGTGTATTTTAAATATGATTATGCCTAAAGAGGATTTCTTAAAACAACAAGGAGTTGATGGAGAATGGCCTATTTATGGTTTGCCTAGAGAAATTTCTACCGATAATGCAGGTGAATTTAGAGGAATTGACTTAACTAGGTTTTGTGAACAATATTCTATAGAAATAGATTGGCGTCCAGTTGGTCGCTCGTTCTATGGTGCAAATGTTGAGCGTGTTTTCAAAACTTTAAGTAGTGAAGTTCATAATTTATCAGGAACAATGTTCTCTAATATTGTTCAAAGAGGAAATTATAATTCTCAAAAGAATGCAGCAATGACAATAGGTGAATTTGAACAATGGTTTACTGAATTAATTGTAAATGTGTATCATAAAAAAGTACACAGTGAACTTGAAATGACTCCTGAAGAGAAATATATGGAAGGAATCTTTGGCTTAGGTGATTATCCAGGAACTGGCTTACCTCCAATTATAGAAAATACTAAATTTTTAAGATATTCACTACTACCTTCCTTTGAAAGAACAGTCCAAAAAACTGGTATTACATTAGATCATGTTACCTATTTCTCAGAAACTTTAAGAAAATGGATTGTTCCCCAAGCTGCAACTAAAAAAGGAAGAAGTAAATTATTTATTTGTAAAAGAGACCCTAGAGATATAAGTAAAATATATTTTTATGATCCTGATATAAAGGAATATTTTGAATTACCATATAGAAATATTACAAATCCTAAGATAAATCTTTCAGAGCTAAGAGAAACCATTGCAAAAATAAAAGCAGATAAAGGAGATACTCATTCACTTGATGAAATGACTCTTTTTCAAACATATAAGAGAATGAGAGATATAGAGGAAAATTCTAAAGTTAAAACAAAAAAAGCAAGACGTAAAAAAAGTTCAAAAAACCATTTAACCAAAAAACTTGAGCAAGAGAAAAAATTAGTGAAAGAAGAGATAGAAGAAAATCAAGAAGAACTTAGTAAAACAATTGTTAAAAATATAGAGATAGGAACACCAGAATTGTTTAGTTTTGATTTAATAGAGGAGGATGAAGTATGA